CCGATGCGGTTTGAGGAAGGAGTGCAGGCCATGCGCCTGTCAACGCGCGGCCGATACGCCGTGATGGCGATGGTGGAATTGGCGGCCCGGCAGGATCGTGCGCCCAAGCCGCCCGCCGCGAAATCGACGCCGCCCGTCAGCCTGGCGGAGATCGCGGCCGCGCAGATGCTCTCCCTTGCCTATCTCGAGCAGCTCTTCGGCCCGCTGCGCCGCGCGGGCCTGGTCGCCTCGGCCCGCGGGCCGGGGGGCGGCTATCGCCTCGCGCGCCCGGCCGAGCAGATCAGCATCTCCGCCATCGTGGACGCGGTGGACGAGCCGATCCGCGCGACCCGCTGCGAGGATGGCGCGCCCGGCTGCATTGCGGGCCGGCGCTGCATCACGCATGACCTCTGGGCCGAGCTGGGCGAGCAGATCCGCCTCTTCCTCGACGGCCTCTCGCTGCAGGATGTCGTGCAGGGCCGTGTGCTGGGCCGTGCCGTGGCGCCCGCCCAGGCCGAGAAGGCCGCGGAATTGACGCGCGCCTGATCCGGCGGGAAAGGGCACGGCCATGACCGTGCCCCTCGACCTCGACGCCAATGCCACCGAACCGCTGCGCCCCGCCGCGCGGACCGCGCTGCTGGCCGCGCTGGAGGGTGGGGGCAATCCCTCCTCCATCCATGGCGGCGGGCGCACCGCGCGCCGCGCGGTGGAGGCGGCCAGGCGGGCGGTCGCCACCCGTTTCGGCGTGGCGCCGGGCGATGTCGTCTTCACCTCGGGCGGCACCGAGGCCAATGCGGTGGCCCTCCATGGCCTTGGCGCCGGCCGCCGCATCCTGGTGGGCGCCACCGAGCACCCGGCGGTGCAGGCCGCGGCACCCGGCGCCGAGATCCTGCCGGTGCTGGCGGATGGCACGCTCGACCTCGCGGCGCTGGAGGCGGCGCTGGCCGCGGGCGGGCCGGCGCTGGTCTGCGTGATGGCCGCCAACAACGAGACGGGTGTGCTGCACCCGCTGGGCGAGGTTGCAGCGCTCTGCCGCGCCCATGGCGCGCTCCTGCATGTGGATGCGGTGCAGGCCGCCGGGCGCATGGCGATGGACCTCGCCGGCTGGGGGGCGGCGAGCGTGGCCCTCTCCGGCCACAAGCTGGGCGGCGCGCCCGGGGCGGGGGCGCTGATCCTGGCCCCGGGGCTGCATCTGCCGGCGCTGATCGCGGGTGGCGGGCAGGAGCGCGGGCGGCGTGGCGGGACCGAGCCGCTGCCGGCCATCGCGGCCCTCGGCGGCGCGTTGGAGGAAAGCTACGACGCGCCGCGCATCGCGGCGCTGCGCGAGGCGATCGAGGTGGGGCTGCGGGCGCTTGATGCGGGCATCATCATCGCGGGGCAGGCGGCGCCGCGCCTGCCCAACACCACGCTGGCCGTGCTGCCGGGGGTGCCGGCGGAGACGCAGGTCATCGCGCTCGACCTCGCGGGGGTGCGGGTTTCGGCGGGGGCGGCCTGTTCGTCGGGGAAGGTCACCGCCTCGCCCGTGCTGCGGGCGATGGGATTCGGGGCGGAGGCGGGCCATGGCATCCGCGTCTCGTTGCCCTGGAATGCGCCGGAGGAGGCGCCGCAGCGCTTCCTCGCGGCCTACGCGGCCATGCTCGACCGCATCAGACGGCGCTAGCGCGTGGGGACCGGCGGGTCCTGGCTGTAGTCGTAGAAGCCGCGGCCCGTCTTGCGGCCATACCAGCCGGCTTCCACGTATTTCACCAGGAGCGGGCAGGGGCGGTACTTGCTGTCCGACAGCCCGTCATAGAGCACCTGCATGATGGAAAGGCAGGTGTCGAGGCCGATGAAATCCGCCAGCTCCAGCGGGCCCATCGGGTGGTTCGCGCCGAGGCGCATGGCCGTGTCGATGGAGCGGATGTCGCCCACGCCCTCATACAGGGCATAGACCGCCTCGTTGATCATCGGGACCAGGATGCGGTTCACGATGAAGGCGGGGAAGTCCTCGCTCGTCGCGGTCTGCTTGCCCAGGCGCTTGGCCAGCGCATCCACCGCGCGGAAGGTCGGCTCGTCGGTGGCGATGCCGCGGATGATCTCCACCAGCTTCATGATCGGCACGGGATTCATGAAGTGCATGCCGATGAACTTCTCAGGCCGGTCGGTGCCGGCGCCGAGACGCGTGATCGAGATGCTGCTGGTGTTCGACGCCACCATGGCGGAGGGCTTGAGGTGCGGCACCAGCGCCTTGAAGACCTCGTGCTTGACGGCTTCCTTCTCGGTCGCCGCCTCGATCACGAAATCCGTGCCGCCGAAGCTCGCATAATCGGTGCTGGTGGTGATCAGCCCAAGCGCCGCGTCGCGCTGCTCGGGCGTGATCAGCTTGCGGCCGATCTGGCGCTCCATGTTGCGCGCGATGGTGGCGAGCGCCTTGTCGAGCGCCGCCGGGCTGATGTCCACCATCGCGACCGGAAGGCCCGCCAGCGAACAGACATGGGCGATGCCATTGCCCATCTGCCCCGCGCCGATGATGCCGACCGAGGCGATCTCGGGGATGTCGAGCAGCGCGTCCGGCATGTCGGCGCTGCTGGCGATGCGGACCGACATCAGGCGGGCTTGCCGAGTTCGGCCTCGAATTCCGGCAGCGCCTTGAAGAGATCGGCGACCAGCCCGTAATCCGCGACCTGGAAGATCGGCGCCTCTTCATCCTTGTTGATGGCGACGATGATCTTGCTGTCCTTCATGCCGGCGAGATGCTGGATCGCGCCCGAGATGCCGACGGCGATGTAGAGATCCGGCGCCACGATCTTGCCGGTCTGGCCCACCTGGTGGTCGTTGGGCGCATAGCCCGCATCCACCGCGGCGCGCGAGGCGCCGACGGCGGCGCCCAGCAGATCCGCCACCTTCTCGATCAGGTGGAAGTTCTCGGCCGAGCCCATGGCGCGGCCGCCGGAGACGACGACCTTGGCGGCGGTGAGTTCCGGGCGCTCGCTCTTGCTCACCTCGGCGCCGACGAAGCTCGACGTGCCGGGGTTCGCGGCGGCGGCGACGGCCTCAATGGCGGCGCTGCCGCCCGTGGCGGGCACCGGGTCGAAGCTGGCGGCGCGGATGGTCATCACCTTCTTCGCGTCGCTGCTCTTCACCGTGGCCAGCGCATTGCCGGCATAGATGGGGCGCACGAAGGTGTCGGCATCCACCACGCCCGAGACGTCGCTGATCGGCTGCACGTCGAGCAGGGCGGCCACGCGCGGCATCACGTTCTTGCCGGCGGCGGAAGCGGGCGCGGCCAGGTGGCTGTAGCCGGGCGCGAGCTGCACCAGCAGGGCGGCCAGCGGCTCGGCGAGGCGGTTGGCGAGGGACGCATCCTCGCAGAGGAGGACCTTGGCGACACCGGGCATGGCGGCGGCGGCGGGCGCCGCGGCGGCGGCACCCTCACCCAGCACCAGCACATGGACTTCGCCCAGCTTGCCGCAGGCGGCCACGGCGCTGCGCGTGGGCTGCGAGACGGCGCGGCCGTCGTGGTCGGCGAGAAGGAGGACAGCCATCTCAGATCACCTTCGCTTCGTTGCGGAGCTTCTGCACCAGCTCCTGGATCGAGCTCACCTTGGCGCCGGCCTGGCGCTTGCCCGGCTCCTCCACGCGCAGCACCGTCAGGCGCGGCGTCGGGTCCACGCCGAGATCGGCGGGCTTCACGGTATCGATGGTCTTCTTGCGCGCCTTCATGATGTTGGGCAGCGAGGCGTAGCGCGGCTCGTTCAGGCGGAGGTCGGCCGTCACGATGGCGGGCAGCGTCAGCTTCACCGTCTCCAGGCCGCCATCCACCTCGCGCGTGACGAGGATCGACGCGCCCTCGACCTCGACCTTGCTGGCGAAGGTGCCCTGCGGCCAGCCCATCAGGGCCGCCAGCATCTGGCCGGTGGCGTTCATGTCGTCGTCGATGGCCTGCTTGCCGAGGATGACGAGGTCGGGCGATTCCTTGGCGATGATCGCCTTCAGGATCTTGGCGACGGCGATCGGCTCGAGCGTGCCGTCATGCTCGACCAGGATGCCCCGATCGGCGCCCATGGCGAGCGCGGTGCGGATCTGCTCGGCCGCGGCGGCCGGGCCGGCCGAGACCGCGATGATCTCGGTGGCGATGCCCTTTTCCTTGAGGCGGACCGCTTCCTCGACGGCGATTTCGTCGAAGGGGTTCATGGACATCTTCACGTTGGCCGTCTCAACGCCCGTATTGTCCGCCTTCACGCGGACCTTGACGTTGTAATCAACCACCCGCTTGACCGGGACGAGGAGCTTCATGGCCGGTTGCGCCTTCTTTCCTGACTGGCTTTGCTGCACTGCCGAATGACGCCAGACCCTAGCCACGGCCCGGGGGGAGGGCAAGTGAGCGACCTCTAATCTGGGGGGCTTTCGAGAAGGGCAAGGAGGGCGGCGACCCGTGCCTCCGGCAGGTCCCGGATGGTCCGGGCGAGGCGATTGGCCAGTTCCGTGGCCATGGGGGAAAGCCCGGCCGTGTCCACCACCACGCGCGGATGGGAGAGGCGCGCCAGGCGCACCAGTTCCTCGGCATCGTCCCAGATCAGGCCGAAATGCTCGTTCACCTGGTGGATCAGCCCGGCCGAGGGGCGGCCGCGCTTGCCGTGCTCCAGCGCCGAGAGATAGGCGGGGGAGACATGCAGCGCGGTGGCGAGCTCGGTCAGCGAGATGCCGTGCTGCTCGCGGAGTTCGCGGAGTCTCTTTCCGAACGGCGTCATGGAGGGCCTTGCCGGTCACGGGACCGCCGCGAGCCATGGCGGGAAGCTCCCGGCCTCGTCAAGCCGGCCGTGGGCCAGGGAGGGGCGTTTCGGCCAGCGGTCCAGGAGGCGTCTTCCGTGTTGGATGGAGGACCGGCGGCTGCTAGCCTCGGCGCCCGGGAGGATGTGAACGTGCAACCTGTCCTGACGCGCCGTGGCCTGGCCACGCTCGGTTCCTCGCTCGCCGCACCCGCGGCCTTCGCCCAGCAGGGCTATCCCAGCCGCCCGATCCGCATGGTCGTCGCCTTCGCGGCGGGCGGCAACTCGGACACCATGGCCCGGCTGATCCAGCCCCGGATGTCCGCCGCCCTCGGGCAGAACATCATCATCGACAATCGCGGCGGGGCAGGCGGCACGCTGGCCGCCGGGCAGGTCGCGCAGGCGCCGGCCGATGGATACACGCTGTTGTTCGATGCGGTCTCCTTCGTCATCGCGCAGTTCATCCATCGCGGCACGCCCTTCGATTATGAGCGCGACTTCGCCACGATCGGACTGGTGGCGGAGGCGCCCTACGTCGTTGCCACCTCCGCCGCGTCAGGCATCCGTGACCTGCCGGGCGTCATCGCGGCCGCGCGGCGGGATGGGCTGGCCTATGGATCGCCCGGGATCGGCACGCCGGGGCATCTGACCGGCGTGCTGCTGGCCCATCAGGCGGGCGTGCGGCTGGAGCACGCGCCCTATCGCGGGGGGGCGGAGGTCGCGCGGGATATCGCGGCCGGGACCCTGCCGGTCGGCATTCTCACCGTGAGTTCGATCAAGCCGGTGGTGGATGGCGGCCGGGCCTTCGCGGTGGCGATCACGAGCGCGCGGCGTGGCGGCATCGAGGGCGTTCCCACCATCGCCGAGCAGGGCTTTCCCGGCTTCGACCAGACCAGCTGGAACGGCATCCTCTGCCGCAGCGGCACGCCGGAGCCGATCCGCCGGCGGCTGGAGGCGGCGTTGAACGCCGCGACCTCCGACCCGGAGGTGCGGACGCGCCTCGCGCAGATGGGGGCGGAGGCGGTGCTGGCGGACATGGACGCCTTCACCCAGCGGCTCACGCGGGAACGAGCGGCGGTGTCACGCCTGATCCGGGAAACCGGAATCACCTTCGGCTGAGGGCGGGAGGCCGCGCGTCACTTCACCCTGCGCAGCAGCAGATGCACGGCGCCCGCATTGGCCTTGTGCGGATGCGCGGCTCCCAGGATCAGCGGGCGCAGATGCGGCGCGTTCAGCCAATGCGGCAATTCGCGGCGCAGCACGCCACCCTCCGTGCTGCTGCCCTTGCCGGTCACGATGCAGACCACGCGTGTGCCATCCGCGTGGCACATGCGCAGGAAGTTCTCGACCGCCTGGTGGGCGCGGGCGGCCGTCATGCCGTGCAGGTCGAGTTTGCGCTCGGGCCGCATCGTGCCGCGCCGCAAATCGCGCCAGCGCTTGGCATCCAGCCCCGAGGGCTGGGCGCCGACGCTGATCTCGGGCGGCGGCAGGCGCGGCTTGGGCGGGGGCGGCGGTGGTTCGGCGGCGCGGGGCGGGGGCGTGATGGTGACCGAGGGCGGCGCCTCGGGCATCTCGCGCCCCGGCAGCGGGCGGATGGTGCGCGCCACGGCGGCCCAGACCGCCTTGTCCTCGGCCGTGAGGCCGCGGCGGCGCTTCACGCCTTCGCCGCGGGGTCGTCATCCACGAGGAGGATGTGCAAGGCCCTCGGACCATGCGCGCCGAGCTCGAGCGTCTGCTCGATATCGGCGCTGCGCGAGGGGCCGGTGACCCACATGATGTTGCGCGGCATGAAGCCGCCGGTCAGCTTGTCGCGCCGCTCCTCGCGCAGCAGGTCCCAGGCTTCCTCATAGGCGCCGACGATCCGGCTCGCGCGCAGGACCACCATCTCGGTGTCGGGCAGGAGGTTCAGCGTGGTGGGGCGGCCCGCCTCGGAGGGGAGCATCAGCGTCCCGGTCTCGGCCACGCCGGCATAGCCGTGCTGCAGGCTGACGAGGTCGGTCGGCTGGCCTTCGCGGATTTCCACCTCGAGCATCGGGTGATCCGCCCATTTGATGCGCTTGAGTTCGGGGTGCGGCGCCATGGCGAAGCGGGCGGGCAGGTTCTGCGCGGCGAGATAATCGGCCACCGCCTGCGGGATGGCGGCGAAGTTCGGCACGCGGGCGACGCTGCCGAATTCCTTCTCCACATTGCGGATGAAGAGCGCGATCTGCTCGGGCCGCGCGACGCGCGAGCGTGCCGGGATGAGGTGGCGCGGATGGGTGGCGAGCCGCCCTTCCAGCATGGCACGCTGGTCGGCTGGCAGGGGGCCGCGCTTCAGGCCGCGCCGGATGGCGCCGAGGATGGCCTCCTTGCTCATCGGCCGGCTCCCGCACGCTGGCGCTTCGCATATTCATCCATGAAGGTGCGGCCCTGCGGCACGGGCAGGTCGCGCCCTTCGGTCCAGCCGCCGGCCAGCGGCAGCGACCTGAAGGCGCCCTTCTTGCGGCCGAGCCAGCCCAGCGCGCCGATCCCCCAGCGCGAGGCAAGGCGGTACATCCCCGGCCGCTTGGCGAACCAGGCCCAGACGCCGAGGCCGGTGCGCACGCCGGAGGGCTGCAGATGCCGCTCGAACTCGCGCTCGCGCCAATGGCGCATGAGCTTGGGCAGCGGGATCTTCACCGGGCAGACGCTTTCGCAGCGGCCGCAGAAGGTGCTGGCATTGGGCAGGTGGCCCGCCTCCTTCACGCCAATCAGGCTCGGCGTCAGCACGCTGCCCATGGGGCCGGGATAGACCCAGCCATAGGCATGCCCGCCCGTGGTGCCATAGACCGGGCAATGGTTCATGCAGGCGGCGCAGCGGATGCAGCGCAGCATCTCCTGGAACTCGGTGCCGATCATGTTGGAGCGGCCATTGTCCAGCAGCACCACATGATATTCCTCCGGCCCGTCCAGATCGCCCTTGCGGCGCACCCCGGTGGAGAAGGTGGTGTAGACCGAGAAATCCTGCCCGGTGGCCGAGCGCGCCAGCACGCGCAGCAGGCTCGTCGCATCCTCGAGCGTCGGCACCACCTTCTCGATGGAGGCGAGCGCGATGTGCACGCGCGGCAGGGTCTGCGTGAGGTCCCCGTTGCCCTCGTTGGTGACGATGACGCTGGAGCCGGTCTCGGCGATCAGGAAATTGGCGCCGGTGATGCCGACATCGGCGGCGAGGAATTTCTGGCGCAGCCGGGTGCGCGCCTCGGTGAGGATGTCGCGCCGCTCATGGAAGACGCGGTCGGGGTCGAGGTCGGTATGGGCGCGGCGGAAATCCGCCTCCCAATCCTCACGGTTCAGATGGAAGGCCGGCGCGATGATGTGGGACGGGATCTCGCCGCGCAGCTGGATGATGTATTCGCCGAGGTCGGTCTCGACCGGCGTGATGCCGTGCTCTTCCAGGTGATGGTTGATCCCCATCTCCTCCGAGATGATGGACTTGCCCTTGGTGACGGTCTTGGCGTTCGCCTTGCGGCAGATCTCCAGCACCGTCGCGCGCGCTTCCTCGGCCGTGCTGCACCAATGCACATGGCCGCCCGCGCGCTCGACGTTCTCGGCGAATTTTTCCAGGTAGAAGTCGAGATTCGCCAGCGTGTGGTTCTTGATGTCGCGCGCCGTGTTCCTGAGCTGCTCGAACTCCGGCAGGTTCGCCACCGCATTGGCGCGGCGCTGCAGGAAGGCGCCCTTGGCGGTGCCGAGCGCCTTTTGCAGCCCGGCATCGGCCATCGCCTTGCGGGCATTTTCCTTGAATTGCGGTGAGGTGCTGTTCATGCGCGCCATCATGCCTGTCGTGGCCCGAGGGGGATGCTTCGGACCTGACGGAGCTTAACAGGAATCGCGCTTCTGTCCCATCGGGGTGCCCCATCGGGGGAAGCCTGCCCCTTTCCCACCCGCGCGGGACGCGCCAAGCTCCGCCGGAGAGCCGGGGCAACCGGCGCCGATCCCGGGAGACGACCATGCAACGCCGCCACCTGTTCACCGCCGCCAGCCTTCTCGCCGTCCCCCTTCTTGCTCCCCCCGGCATCGCCCGCGCGCAAGCCGCCTGGCGGCCCGACCGGCCGATCCGCGTCGTCGTGCCCTATGCGCCGGGCGGCACCACCGATGTGGTGGCCCGCATCATGGCCGAGCCCGTCTCGCAGATCATCGGCCAGCCCCTGGTGGTGGAGAACCGCCCGGGCGGGGCGGCGGGCCTCGTCGGCACGGATTTCGTGGCGAAGTCCACGCCCGATGGCCACACCATCATCGTCCACAGCAATGGGCACGCCATCGCGCCCGCGCTGGTGGCGCGCATGCCCTTCGACCCCGTGGCGGATTTCGCGGGGGTCAGCATGTGCGGCCGCGTGCCGCAGGTGCTCTGCGTCAATCCGCGCCTGCCGGCGCAGAACCTGGCCGAGCTTCTGGCCCTGATCCGCGCCAATCCGGGGCGCTACCACTTCGCCTCCGCCGGCATCGGCACGGCGGTGCATCTGGGCGGCGAGATGTTCCGCGCGGTCAATCGCCTCGACATCGCGCCGGTGCATTACCGGGGCGGCGGGCCGGCCATGCAGGGCGTGATCACGGGTGAGGCGCTGTTCACGGTGGACCCCATCGCCTCGGCGCTCGGCCATATCCGCGGCGGCAATGTGCGCGCGCTGGTCGTGGCGGGCGCGGAGCGCGCGCCGACCCTGCCTGACGTGCCTTCCGCCTCGGAGCTTGGCATGCCGGAATTCGCGGTGGATGCCTGGATCATCGCCATGGCGCCCTCGCGCACGCCCGCGCCGGTGGTGGCGGCGCTGAACGGCGCCTTCGCCATGGCGCAGCGCCAGGTCGCGCAGCGGCTGGCCGAGCAGGCGGTGATGCCCATGCCCGACCTCAACACGCCCGAGCAGATCATGGGCTTCGTCCGCAGCGACATGGCGCGCTACGCCGCCGTCATGCGGGGTGCGGGCATCCGGCCGGAATAACCTCCAGCACCAGGGCGCCCTGCTTGCGCCCGGAATCCACCAGCGCATGCGCCGCGACGATGTCGCTGAGCGGCATGCGCCGGCCGATCACGGGGCGGATCGCGCCCTGCTCGACAAGGTCGCGCAGGGCGAGCAGGTCGGTCTGGCGGCCGGGCGCATGGCCGCAAAGGACGCGCGGGCCGGGGCGCAGGCGCGTCCAGAGCATCAGCGCCAATTCGCGCGCGCCGAAATTCACGAAGACATGCCGCCCGCGCGGGTTGAGCACGCGGCGCACGCGGCCGAAGCGGGTGCCGCCCACCGCATCCAGCACGATGTCCTGGCGCGCCGCGCCTTCGGTGAAATCCCGGGTCGCGCGGTCCAGCACCTGATGGGCACCGAGGGCGCGCAGCAGGGCGTCGTGGCGGGCGGAGGCCACCGCCGTGACTGTGAGGCCGAAATGCCGCGCCATCTGCACCAGATGCACCCCCACGGCACCCGCCGCGCCATGCACCACCAGGCGCTCGCCGGTCCTGGCCTGCGCCACGTCGCGCAGGAAGACCAGCGCGCTCAGCCCGCCGAAGGGCAGGGCGGCCGCCTCGGCATGGCTCAGCCCCGCGGGCTGGCGGGCGACGCAGCCGGTCTCGGGCATGGTCAGGTATTCGGCATGGGCACCGCGCAGCGCCAGGCCAAAGACGCGCTCGCCCGGGGCGAAGCCGGCCACGCCCGCGCCCAGCGCCTCCACCACGCCGGCGAACTCCATGCCGGGCACCGGGTGGCGCGGGCGGAACAGGCCGAAGACGAGGCGCAGCGGCAGCCAGAAGAGCCCCGCGCCCCGGCAGCCGCGCAACCGCGCATCACCGGAGGTGACGGTGGTGGCATGGACGCGGATGCGGATCTCGCCCGGGCCGGGGAGGGGTTTTGGCGCATTGCCGAGGGTGAGGGTTTCGGGGGCGCCATAGCGGCGCCAGAGGACGGCTTGCATGGCTCCGCTCTAGGCGTGGCCAATGCATGCGGAAATTGCGGAAAATCGCATTTGCTTTATGCGTTCCCGCATGGATTGGCGCGCCGCCCGCTTCGACTGGAACCACGCCCGCGCCTTCCTCGCGACGGCCGAGGAAGGCTCGCTCTCGGCCGCCGCGCGCGCGCTCGGCATCACCCAGCCCACGCTGGGGCGGCAGGTCGCGGCGCTGGAGCAGGAGCTGGGCGCCGTGCTCTTCGAGCGCGTGGGCCGTGGGCTGCGCCTGACGCCGGGGGGTGAGGCGCTGCTCGGCCATCTGCGCGCGATGGGCGAGGCGGCGGGCCGCTTTTCGCTCGCCGCCGCCGGCCAGTCGGACAGCATCGCGGGGCGCATCCGCATCACCACCACGCATGTCTATGCGGCGCATCTCCTGCCGCCGGTCGTGATCCGGCTGCGGGCGCAGCATCCGGGGATCGAGGTGGAGATCGTGGCGGAGAACAAGCCGACCGACCTGCTGCGGCGCGAGGCGGACATCGCCATCCGCAACTACGCCTCCACCCAGCCGGAGCTGGTGGTGCGGAAGCTGCGCGATGATGCGGGGCATTTCTACGCGACGCCGGCCTATCTGCGGAGCATCGGCCGGCCGCGCAACGCGGCGGAGATGGCGCGCGGCGTCTTCATCGGCTTCCCCACGCCGGAGATGATGGCGGCGGCGCTACAGGCGCGCGGCTATGCGCTGACGCCGGCGCATTTCCCCATCACCTGCGAGAACCACCTGGTGCAGTGGGAATATGTGAAGCAGGGCGCCGGCATCGGCCTGATGACCGAGGCGGTGGGCGATGCCGAGCCGCTGGTGCGCCGCGTCCTGCCCCGCGCGGCCCCCATCCGCTTCCCCATGTATCTCGCCGCCCATCGCGAACTGCATGCGAGCCGCCGCATGCGTGTCGTGTTCGACGCGCTGGTGGCGGCCCTCGCGCGGCCCCCCATGGACGCGCCGCAACCCTGACGGCAGACTTCCCGCACAAAGCGAGGGAATGACGCGCATGGCCCATCTCAACATCGGCAGCCTGATCTTCGACGATCTCGACCAGGTGGACCTCACCGGCCCGCATGAGGTGCTTTCGCGCCTGCCGGATTCGACCTGGAAGATCTACGCCAAGACCATGGCGCCGGCGCGCGACATGAAGGGCCTTCGCATCCTGCCCGACGCCCTGCTGGAGGAGGCGCCGCAGCTCGATGTGCTGCACGTGCCGGGCGGCTTCGGCGTGGATGCGGCGATGGCGGACCCCGTGATCCTCGAATGGGTGCGCCGCCAGGCGATGGGTGCGCAGGCGGTCTTCACCGTCTGCACCGGCGCGCTGCTGCTGGGCGCCACCGGCCTGCTGCGCGGCAAGCGCGCCACCACCCATTGGGCGAGCCACCACATGCTGCCCATCTTCGGCGCGACCGCGGTGAATGAGCGCGTGGTGGAGGACGGCAAGTTCGTCACGGCCGCCGGCGTCACCTCGGGCTTCGACGGTGCGCTGCACCTGGCCGCCAAGCTGCGCGGGACGGAGGTCGCGCAGGGCATCCAGCTCTACATGCAATACGACCCGCGCCCGCCCTTCGATTCCGGCACGCCCGAGACGGCGCCGGCCGCGCTCGTCGCCTCGACCCGCGCGGCGATGGCCTCGGTGCTGGAGCGGCGCGAGAAGGCGGTGCGCGCTGTGGCGGCGGCCTTCACCTGAATCGTTCCGGGGGAGGATTGCGGAGCGTCCATCTTTCCCCCATGTGACGCGGCATGCTTCGCCGCCTCACCCTCCTGGCCCTGCTCTTCGCGAGCCTGGGCGCGCCCACCGCCCGGGCCGAGCCCGGGCTGCTCGCCGCGCTGCGCGAGGGGGGGCTCGTCATCTTCCTCCGCCATGCCGAGACAGGCAGCTCCGCGCCCGACCAGGCCAATGCCGTGCTGGGCGATTGCGCCACGCAGCGCAACCTGGACGAGACGGGCCGCGCGCAATCCGTGGCGATCGGCGCCGCCTTCCGTGACCTCGGCATCCCGGTCAGCCGCGTGCTGGCCAGCCCCTATTGCCGGACGCTGGAGACGGCGGCGCTGGCCTTTGGCGGCGCGGAGCCGGAGATCGGGCTCTCCCTGCCGCGCCATGTGGACGCGGCCGCCCATCGCGCGATGGGCGCGGCGCTCCGCGCCCTGCTGCCGG
This region of Sediminicoccus rosea genomic DNA includes:
- a CDS encoding Rrf2 family transcriptional regulator, whose protein sequence is MRLSTRGRYAVMAMVELAARQDRAPKPPAAKSTPPVSLAEIAAAQMLSLAYLEQLFGPLRRAGLVASARGPGGGYRLARPAEQISISAIVDAVDEPIRATRCEDGAPGCIAGRRCITHDLWAELGEQIRLFLDGLSLQDVVQGRVLGRAVAPAQAEKAAELTRA
- a CDS encoding cysteine desulfurase family protein, which translates into the protein MTVPLDLDANATEPLRPAARTALLAALEGGGNPSSIHGGGRTARRAVEAARRAVATRFGVAPGDVVFTSGGTEANAVALHGLGAGRRILVGATEHPAVQAAAPGAEILPVLADGTLDLAALEAALAAGGPALVCVMAANNETGVLHPLGEVAALCRAHGALLHVDAVQAAGRMAMDLAGWGAASVALSGHKLGGAPGAGALILAPGLHLPALIAGGGQERGRRGGTEPLPAIAALGGALEESYDAPRIAALREAIEVGLRALDAGIIIAGQAAPRLPNTTLAVLPGVPAETQVIALDLAGVRVSAGAACSSGKVTASPVLRAMGFGAEAGHGIRVSLPWNAPEEAPQRFLAAYAAMLDRIRRR
- a CDS encoding 3-hydroxybutyryl-CoA dehydrogenase yields the protein MSVRIASSADMPDALLDIPEIASVGIIGAGQMGNGIAHVCSLAGLPVAMVDISPAALDKALATIARNMERQIGRKLITPEQRDAALGLITTSTDYASFGGTDFVIEAATEKEAVKHEVFKALVPHLKPSAMVASNTSSISITRLGAGTDRPEKFIGMHFMNPVPIMKLVEIIRGIATDEPTFRAVDALAKRLGKQTATSEDFPAFIVNRILVPMINEAVYALYEGVGDIRSIDTAMRLGANHPMGPLELADFIGLDTCLSIMQVLYDGLSDSKYRPCPLLVKYVEAGWYGRKTGRGFYDYSQDPPVPTR
- a CDS encoding electron transfer flavoprotein subunit alpha/FixB family protein, with amino-acid sequence MAVLLLADHDGRAVSQPTRSAVAACGKLGEVHVLVLGEGAAAAAPAAAAMPGVAKVLLCEDASLANRLAEPLAALLVQLAPGYSHLAAPASAAGKNVMPRVAALLDVQPISDVSGVVDADTFVRPIYAGNALATVKSSDAKKVMTIRAASFDPVPATGGSAAIEAVAAAANPGTSSFVGAEVSKSERPELTAAKVVVSGGRAMGSAENFHLIEKVADLLGAAVGASRAAVDAGYAPNDHQVGQTGKIVAPDLYIAVGISGAIQHLAGMKDSKIIVAINKDEEAPIFQVADYGLVADLFKALPEFEAELGKPA
- a CDS encoding electron transfer flavoprotein subunit beta/FixA family protein, producing MKLLVPVKRVVDYNVKVRVKADNTGVETANVKMSMNPFDEIAVEEAVRLKEKGIATEIIAVSAGPAAAAEQIRTALAMGADRGILVEHDGTLEPIAVAKILKAIIAKESPDLVILGKQAIDDDMNATGQMLAALMGWPQGTFASKVEVEGASILVTREVDGGLETVKLTLPAIVTADLRLNEPRYASLPNIMKARKKTIDTVKPADLGVDPTPRLTVLRVEEPGKRQAGAKVSSIQELVQKLRNEAKVI
- a CDS encoding helix-turn-helix domain-containing protein — translated: MTPFGKRLRELREQHGISLTELATALHVSPAYLSALEHGKRGRPSAGLIHQVNEHFGLIWDDAEELVRLARLSHPRVVVDTAGLSPMATELANRLARTIRDLPEARVAALLALLESPPD
- a CDS encoding Bug family tripartite tricarboxylate transporter substrate binding protein yields the protein MQPVLTRRGLATLGSSLAAPAAFAQQGYPSRPIRMVVAFAAGGNSDTMARLIQPRMSAALGQNIIIDNRGGAGGTLAAGQVAQAPADGYTLLFDAVSFVIAQFIHRGTPFDYERDFATIGLVAEAPYVVATSAASGIRDLPGVIAAARRDGLAYGSPGIGTPGHLTGVLLAHQAGVRLEHAPYRGGAEVARDIAAGTLPVGILTVSSIKPVVDGGRAFAVAITSARRGGIEGVPTIAEQGFPGFDQTSWNGILCRSGTPEPIRRRLEAALNAATSDPEVRTRLAQMGAEAVLADMDAFTQRLTRERAAVSRLIRETGITFG
- a CDS encoding Smr/MutS family protein — its product is MKRRRGLTAEDKAVWAAVARTIRPLPGREMPEAPPSVTITPPPRAAEPPPPPPKPRLPPPEISVGAQPSGLDAKRWRDLRRGTMRPERKLDLHGMTAARAHQAVENFLRMCHADGTRVVCIVTGKGSSTEGGVLRRELPHWLNAPHLRPLILGAAHPHKANAGAVHLLLRRVK
- a CDS encoding LutC/YkgG family protein, which codes for MSKEAILGAIRRGLKRGPLPADQRAMLEGRLATHPRHLIPARSRVARPEQIALFIRNVEKEFGSVARVPNFAAIPQAVADYLAAQNLPARFAMAPHPELKRIKWADHPMLEVEIREGQPTDLVSLQHGYAGVAETGTLMLPSEAGRPTTLNLLPDTEMVVLRASRIVGAYEEAWDLLREERRDKLTGGFMPRNIMWVTGPSRSADIEQTLELGAHGPRALHILLVDDDPAAKA